In a genomic window of Curtobacterium sp. MCBD17_035:
- the prfB gene encoding peptide chain release factor 2 translates to MVELDISEQISALRETFGNIRSVVDVDRLEREIAELSEQAGAPDLWDDTAHAQQVTSALSHRQAELKKITETEQRLDDLEVLVDMANEAEDEESAQEARDELTALSRTMGELEVQTLLDGEYDARPAVITIRAGAGGVDAADFAEMLLRMYLRYAEQHGFPVQVMDTSYAEEAGIKSATFEVDAPYAFGNLSVEAGTHRLVRMSPFGAAGKRQTSFAAVEVIPLMEETEAIDIPENDIRVDVFRSSGPGGQSVNTTDSAVRLTHIPTGTVVSMQNEKSQIQNRAAAMRVLQSRLLLLKKEEENAKKKELAGNITASWGDQIRSYVLAPYQMVKDLRSEYEVNNPSAVFDGDLDGFLNAGIRWRKRGDA, encoded by the coding sequence ATGGTCGAACTGGACATCAGCGAGCAGATCTCCGCCCTCCGCGAGACGTTCGGGAACATCCGCTCGGTGGTCGACGTGGACCGCCTCGAGCGTGAGATCGCCGAGCTGAGCGAGCAGGCCGGCGCGCCTGATCTGTGGGACGACACCGCGCACGCGCAGCAGGTGACGAGCGCGTTGAGCCACCGGCAGGCCGAGCTCAAGAAGATCACCGAGACCGAGCAGCGCCTCGACGACCTCGAGGTCCTCGTCGACATGGCGAACGAGGCCGAGGACGAGGAGAGCGCGCAGGAGGCCCGCGACGAGCTGACCGCCCTCTCGCGGACGATGGGCGAGCTCGAGGTGCAGACGCTCCTCGACGGCGAGTACGACGCACGCCCGGCCGTCATCACGATCCGCGCCGGCGCGGGCGGTGTCGATGCCGCGGACTTCGCCGAGATGCTCCTGCGCATGTACCTCCGGTACGCCGAGCAGCACGGGTTCCCGGTCCAGGTGATGGACACCAGCTACGCGGAAGAGGCCGGGATCAAGTCCGCGACGTTCGAGGTCGACGCCCCGTACGCGTTCGGCAACCTGTCGGTCGAGGCCGGCACCCACCGCCTCGTCCGGATGTCGCCGTTCGGCGCCGCAGGCAAGCGCCAGACGTCCTTCGCCGCGGTCGAGGTCATCCCGCTCATGGAGGAGACCGAGGCCATCGACATCCCCGAGAACGACATCCGGGTCGACGTGTTCCGGTCCTCCGGCCCGGGTGGACAGTCGGTGAACACGACGGACTCCGCCGTCCGCCTGACGCACATCCCGACCGGCACCGTCGTCTCGATGCAGAACGAGAAGTCCCAGATCCAGAACCGCGCCGCGGCGATGCGCGTGCTGCAGTCGCGCCTCCTGCTCCTCAAGAAGGAAGAGGAGAACGCGAAGAAGAAGGAGCTCGCCGGGAACATCACGGCGAGCTGGGGGGACCAGATCCGCTCGTACGTGCTCGCGCCGTACCAGATGGTCAAGGACCTCCGGAGTGAGTACGAGGTCAACAACCCGAGTGCCGTGTTCGACGGCGACCTCGACGGCTTCCTCAACGCCGGGATCCGGTGGCGCAAGCGCGGCGACGCCTGA
- the ftsX gene encoding permease-like cell division protein FtsX codes for MRLGLVMSEVGSGLRRNASMVVSVVLVTFISLTFVGTAILLQMQITQMKGYWYDRAQVAVYLCTDTDTTGNCTGAKATADQRQQVEEQLRSSTLKPFIQKTYFETQDQAYTRFKSQFKDSPATEFVKPQYLNETFWVNLKDPSQSDVLIESLSKLAGVQSVVDQRGYLQPIFSVLNASSYTAVGIAALMLVAAVLLIATTIRLSAFSRRRELGIMRLVGASNRFIQTPFILEGVIASLIGAVLAGGAIVAVVWFFVRGYLATRFTGTPFIGMSETVLVVPAVVVIGGILAALSASVAIRRYLKV; via the coding sequence ATGAGGCTCGGGCTCGTCATGTCGGAGGTCGGCTCCGGCCTCCGCCGCAACGCGTCCATGGTCGTGTCGGTCGTGCTCGTGACGTTCATCTCGCTGACGTTCGTCGGCACCGCGATCCTGCTGCAGATGCAGATCACCCAGATGAAGGGGTACTGGTACGACCGGGCGCAGGTCGCCGTGTACCTGTGCACCGACACGGACACGACGGGGAACTGCACCGGGGCCAAGGCGACGGCCGACCAGCGTCAGCAGGTCGAGGAGCAGCTCCGTTCGTCGACGCTCAAGCCGTTCATCCAGAAGACCTACTTCGAGACGCAGGACCAGGCGTACACACGCTTCAAGTCGCAGTTCAAGGACTCCCCGGCGACCGAGTTCGTCAAGCCGCAGTACCTCAACGAGACCTTCTGGGTGAACCTCAAGGACCCGTCACAGTCCGACGTGCTCATCGAGAGCCTGTCGAAGCTCGCAGGGGTGCAGAGCGTCGTCGACCAGCGGGGGTACCTGCAGCCGATCTTCTCGGTGCTCAACGCGTCGTCGTACACGGCGGTCGGCATCGCGGCCCTCATGCTCGTGGCCGCGGTGCTCCTCATCGCGACGACCATCCGGTTGTCGGCGTTCTCGCGACGTCGAGAGCTCGGCATCATGCGGCTGGTCGGTGCGTCGAACCGGTTCATCCAGACACCGTTCATCCTCGAGGGGGTGATCGCCTCGCTCATCGGGGCGGTCCTCGCCGGGGGAGCGATCGTCGCCGTCGTCTGGTTCTTCGTGCGTGGCTACCTCGCGACGCGGTTCACGGGCACGCCGTTCATCGGCATGAGCGAGACGGTGCTGGTGGTGCCAGCGGTGGTGGTCATCGGCGGCATCCTGGCGGCGCTGTCCGCGAGCGTCGCGATCCGGCGGTACCTCAAGGTCTGA
- the smpB gene encoding SsrA-binding protein SmpB → MPKERGEKVVATNRRARHDYLIEDTYEAGIVLSGTEVKSLRQGRASLVDGYAFIDGGEAWLDAVHIPEYTEGTWNNHAPRRKRKLLLHKQQIVKISHKTKEGGYTLVPLQIYFSDGRAKVEIAVAKGKREYDKRQALRERQDRREAERAISTRGHLGE, encoded by the coding sequence ATGCCGAAGGAACGCGGGGAGAAGGTCGTCGCGACGAACCGGCGCGCGCGGCACGACTACCTCATCGAGGACACGTACGAGGCCGGCATCGTGCTGTCGGGCACCGAGGTGAAGTCGCTGCGACAGGGCCGGGCCTCGCTCGTCGACGGGTACGCCTTCATCGACGGCGGTGAGGCCTGGCTCGACGCCGTGCACATCCCCGAGTACACCGAGGGCACCTGGAACAACCACGCGCCCCGCCGCAAGCGCAAGCTGCTCCTCCACAAGCAGCAGATCGTCAAGATCAGCCACAAGACGAAGGAGGGCGGGTACACGCTCGTCCCCCTGCAGATCTACTTCTCGGATGGCCGGGCCAAGGTCGAGATCGCCGTGGCGAAGGGCAAGCGCGAGTACGACAAGCGGCAGGCGCTGCGTGAGCGCCAGGACCGCCGTGAGGCCGAGCGCGCGATCTCGACGCGCGGGCACCTCGGGGAGTGA
- a CDS encoding cysteine desulfurase family protein yields the protein MPVYLDHAATTPMLPAALAEYTRALSVVGNPASIHSAGQGARTTLETGRERVARSLGADPVEVVFTSGGTESVNLGVKGLYWARQRDARRPRVVVPAGEHHATVDTVEWLARHEGAVVDVVPLDERGRLDLVALEAALADPADVALVTFLWANNEVGTIQPVADVVRLAHAAGVPVHCDAVSAFGQVPVDFHSSGVDAMSVSAHKIGGPVGIGALVLSRTAVVEPLLHGGGQQRQVRSGTQDAAAAAAFGVAASAPHPDLTPLRQALVAGVAERVPTAVLRGDPVDRLPGNAHFTFPGCEGDSLLFLLDAAGVAVSTGSACQAGVPEPSHVLLAMGLSEETARGALRITLGHTSTADDVAAFLDALPDAVRRATRAGMAGHAPAIGAR from the coding sequence GTGCCGGTCTACCTCGACCACGCTGCGACGACGCCGATGCTGCCCGCCGCGCTCGCCGAGTACACGCGTGCGCTGTCGGTGGTCGGCAATCCCGCGTCCATCCACAGCGCAGGCCAGGGGGCGCGCACGACGCTCGAGACCGGCCGGGAACGGGTCGCCCGCTCGCTCGGCGCCGATCCGGTCGAGGTCGTCTTCACCTCGGGTGGCACGGAGAGCGTCAACCTCGGCGTGAAGGGCCTGTACTGGGCCCGGCAGCGCGACGCCCGTCGACCACGCGTCGTGGTACCCGCCGGGGAGCACCACGCGACCGTCGACACCGTCGAGTGGCTCGCCCGGCACGAGGGCGCGGTCGTCGACGTGGTCCCGCTCGACGAGCGGGGTCGCCTCGACCTCGTCGCCCTGGAGGCGGCGCTCGCCGATCCCGCGGACGTCGCCCTGGTCACGTTCCTGTGGGCCAACAACGAGGTCGGCACGATCCAGCCCGTGGCCGACGTCGTCCGCCTGGCGCACGCGGCGGGCGTGCCCGTCCACTGTGACGCGGTCTCGGCGTTCGGCCAGGTGCCCGTCGACTTCCACAGCAGCGGTGTCGACGCCATGAGCGTCTCGGCGCACAAGATCGGCGGCCCCGTCGGGATCGGTGCGCTCGTCCTGTCGCGGACCGCCGTGGTCGAGCCGCTCCTCCACGGTGGTGGGCAGCAGCGGCAGGTCCGGTCCGGGACGCAGGACGCGGCGGCGGCCGCGGCGTTCGGCGTCGCCGCGTCGGCGCCCCACCCGGACCTCACGCCGCTCCGGCAGGCGCTCGTCGCCGGGGTCGCGGAGCGCGTCCCGACCGCGGTGCTGCGCGGCGACCCGGTGGACCGCTTGCCGGGGAACGCGCACTTCACGTTCCCGGGGTGCGAGGGGGACTCCCTGCTGTTCCTGCTCGACGCGGCAGGCGTCGCGGTCTCGACGGGGTCGGCGTGCCAGGCCGGGGTGCCCGAGCCCTCGCACGTCCTGCTCGCCATGGGTCTGTCCGAGGAGACCGCTCGCGGCGCGCTGCGGATCACCCTCGGGCACACGAGCACGGCGGACGACGTGGCCGCGTTCCTCGATGCACTGCCCGACGCGGTCCGACGAGCCACCCGCGCGGGCATGGCCGGACACGCGCCCGCCATCGGCGCCCGCTGA
- the ftsE gene encoding cell division ATP-binding protein FtsE: MIRFDQVTKVYSGNPNPALNDLTLEILKGEFVFLVGASGSGKSSFLRLVLKEERPTKGQIHVLGQRLGSLSSRKVPYFRRNLGVVFQDFRLLPNKNVFDNVAFTLQVIGKSKGFIGEAVPDVLKMVGLSGKANRLPHELSGGEQQRVAIARAVVNKPAILLADEPTGNLDPTTSAGIMALLERINQGGTTVLMATHDAGIVNQMQRRVIELSAGNVLRDEQSGGYQTQAVPIVRQQPVSTTTGIQTLPGMVR, from the coding sequence ATGATCAGATTCGACCAGGTCACCAAGGTGTATTCGGGCAACCCGAATCCGGCGCTCAACGACCTCACTCTCGAGATCCTCAAGGGCGAGTTCGTGTTCCTCGTCGGGGCCTCCGGCTCCGGCAAGTCCAGCTTCCTGCGGCTCGTCCTCAAGGAGGAGCGCCCCACCAAGGGTCAGATCCACGTCCTCGGGCAGCGGCTCGGCTCCCTGTCATCGCGCAAGGTCCCCTACTTCCGCCGCAACCTCGGGGTGGTGTTCCAGGACTTCCGGCTGCTGCCCAACAAGAACGTCTTCGACAACGTGGCGTTCACGCTGCAGGTGATCGGCAAGAGCAAGGGGTTCATCGGCGAGGCCGTGCCGGACGTGCTCAAGATGGTCGGACTGTCGGGCAAGGCGAACCGCCTGCCGCACGAGCTCTCCGGTGGTGAGCAGCAGCGCGTCGCGATCGCCCGTGCGGTCGTGAACAAGCCCGCGATCCTGCTCGCGGACGAGCCCACGGGCAACCTCGACCCGACGACCTCGGCGGGCATCATGGCCCTGCTCGAGCGCATCAACCAGGGCGGGACCACCGTGCTCATGGCGACGCACGACGCCGGCATCGTGAACCAGATGCAGCGTCGCGTGATCGAGCTGTCGGCGGGCAACGTGCTCCGCGACGAGCAGTCCGGTGGCTACCAGACGCAGGCGGTGCCGATCGTGCGGCAGCAGCCGGTGTCGACCACCACGGGCATCCAGACGCTGCCGGGGATGGTCCGATGA
- a CDS encoding alpha-amylase family glycosyl hydrolase translates to MQTVDIVPEPGLRPDADGASFAVRSATATAVTLVVDASASHGPIRVPLQRDGDVWTGRADGARVGDTYHLLADGPRGARDDFDPLRPLLDPYARGIEPAGDGWTSVVVDEGFDWGGVPKPGTPVDRTVLYEAHVRTLTAGNPAVPEHLRGTYAGLAHESTIAHLRRLGVTAVELLPVHAFRSEEWLRRAGRENAWGYNTLGFHAPHAPYASASARAAGATAVLREFKGMVRLLHEAGIEVVLDVVYNHTAEEGLGGPTSGLRGLDGATAYRWAEEPAAGAERYFDTSGCGNTLDTSQPAIADLVVDSLRYWAREVQVDGFRFDLMAALARDAHHRFDPAHPLLQRLRDDPLLQDVKLIAEPWDVGPDGWRTGAFGPRIAEWNDGFRDTVRQFWLTDIARERRDGSPMTGIGALAGVLAGSRHVFGADRGPTAAVNFVTAHDGFTMRDLVSYDHKHNEANGEDNRDGTDDNRSFNHGVEGPTDDRGVRAARQRSLRNLMGTLLLSAGVPMITAGDERGRTQHGNNNPYAITDASMWVDWSPDPDVEWMVEQTAALVRLRAAHPALRPSRFGTDGADTPSATRMTWYATDGTPMTDDRWDEPTHRALQYFAESTPEDEPDDRVLVIVHGSGRTRDMTLPAHGDVDAYRLVWSSEKHRDHERHRSVGAVFTAYGPGIHVFEIV, encoded by the coding sequence GTGCAGACCGTCGACATCGTGCCCGAGCCGGGGCTCCGTCCCGACGCTGACGGCGCGTCGTTCGCCGTCCGTTCCGCCACCGCGACCGCGGTGACCCTCGTGGTCGACGCCTCCGCGTCCCACGGTCCGATCCGCGTCCCCCTGCAGCGCGACGGCGACGTCTGGACCGGCCGCGCCGACGGCGCCCGTGTGGGCGACACCTACCACCTGCTCGCGGACGGACCACGGGGTGCGCGCGACGACTTCGACCCCCTCCGTCCGCTGCTCGACCCGTACGCGCGCGGGATCGAGCCGGCCGGCGACGGCTGGACCTCGGTCGTGGTGGACGAGGGCTTCGACTGGGGCGGCGTGCCGAAGCCGGGCACGCCCGTCGACCGGACCGTCCTGTACGAGGCACACGTCCGCACCCTGACCGCCGGCAACCCGGCCGTGCCCGAGCACCTGCGCGGCACCTATGCGGGACTGGCGCACGAGAGCACGATCGCCCACCTCCGGCGGCTCGGGGTGACCGCGGTCGAGCTCCTGCCCGTGCACGCCTTCCGCTCCGAGGAGTGGCTCCGGCGAGCCGGGCGCGAGAACGCCTGGGGGTACAACACGCTCGGGTTCCACGCCCCGCACGCGCCCTACGCGTCGGCGAGCGCCCGGGCGGCCGGGGCGACCGCGGTGCTGCGCGAGTTCAAGGGCATGGTCCGGCTCCTGCACGAAGCCGGCATCGAGGTCGTGCTCGACGTCGTCTACAACCACACGGCGGAAGAGGGCCTCGGCGGCCCGACGTCCGGACTGCGCGGGCTCGACGGGGCGACGGCGTACCGCTGGGCGGAGGAACCAGCGGCGGGCGCCGAGCGGTACTTCGACACCTCCGGATGCGGCAACACCCTGGACACGTCCCAGCCGGCGATCGCGGACCTCGTCGTCGACAGCCTGCGGTACTGGGCACGTGAGGTCCAGGTCGACGGGTTCCGGTTCGACCTCATGGCGGCCCTGGCACGGGACGCCCACCACCGGTTCGACCCGGCACACCCGCTCCTGCAACGCCTGCGCGACGACCCGCTCCTGCAGGACGTCAAGCTCATCGCCGAGCCCTGGGACGTGGGGCCGGACGGGTGGCGGACGGGTGCCTTCGGCCCGCGCATCGCCGAGTGGAACGACGGCTTCCGCGACACGGTCCGGCAGTTCTGGCTCACCGACATCGCCCGGGAGCGCCGCGACGGCAGCCCGATGACGGGCATCGGTGCCCTCGCGGGTGTGCTCGCCGGGTCCCGTCACGTCTTCGGCGCGGACCGTGGCCCCACGGCGGCGGTGAACTTCGTCACGGCGCACGACGGCTTCACGATGCGTGACCTCGTGTCGTACGACCACAAGCACAACGAGGCGAACGGCGAGGACAACCGCGACGGCACGGACGACAACCGCTCGTTCAACCACGGCGTGGAGGGGCCGACCGACGACCGCGGGGTCCGTGCCGCACGGCAACGGTCCCTCCGGAACCTCATGGGCACGCTGCTGCTGTCCGCGGGCGTGCCGATGATCACCGCCGGCGACGAACGAGGTCGGACCCAGCACGGCAACAACAACCCGTACGCCATCACGGACGCGTCGATGTGGGTCGACTGGAGCCCGGACCCGGACGTCGAGTGGATGGTCGAGCAGACCGCGGCCCTCGTGCGTCTCCGGGCGGCGCACCCGGCCCTCCGGCCGTCGCGCTTCGGCACCGACGGCGCCGACACGCCCTCGGCGACCAGGATGACCTGGTACGCGACCGACGGCACCCCGATGACGGACGACCGATGGGACGAGCCGACGCACCGGGCGCTGCAGTACTTCGCCGAGTCGACGCCCGAGGACGAACCGGACGACCGCGTGCTCGTGATCGTCCACGGCAGTGGACGCACCCGCGACATGACCCTCCCGGCGCACGGCGACGTCGACGCCTACCGCCTGGTCTGGTCGAGCGAGAAGCACCGCGACCACGAGCGGCACCGGTCCGTCGGCGCGGTGTTCACTGCCTACGGACCGGGCATCCACGTGTTCGAGATCGTCTGA
- the glgB gene encoding 1,4-alpha-glucan branching protein GlgB has protein sequence MTETTEPTREPDEDRPARRSTFVPTASAPRDEPNTSAPGEDLPGAPATAAEAPDRSVAEADTLAGHGASATTDDTDAAATATDAIVPAGATTPGATRTDTRVEPTGAGTASRPTDTDVDTDAAGARTDVAPAAEPVPGTVDEWLLQQVAEGRWSQPHDVLGPHPVDGGTSVRVVRHLANAVTLVLPDGTAAPLHHEGFGVWAGALPGTVTSYRVEAEYDDETWTSDDAYRFAPTLGDVDLHLFAEGRHEQLWHLMGAHLRSIDGVEGVSFAVWAPRATAVRVIGDFEGWSGRTTSMRKLGGLGVWELFVPGAKDGQRYKFQILTDGGWVERADPFARRTEVPPLTASVITRATHEWSDGDRAWMERRARTSTHDHPMSVYEVHLGSWRPGLSYREVADDLIGHVQHLGFTHVEFLPLAEHPFGGSWGYQVTGYYAPTARFGSPDDLRYLIDRLHEAGIGVIMDWVPGHFPKDEWALAKFDGYALFEHPDPRRGEQLDWGTYVFDFGQPQVRNFLVANALYWLEEFHIDGLRVDAVASILYLDYSRTEWLPNKYGGREYLEAISFLQETNATAYKRYPGIVMIAEESTSWPGVTRPTSEGGLGFGQKWNMGWMHDSLEYIHREPVYRSYHHDEITFSFVYAFSEQFTLPISHDEVVYGKGSLYGKMPGDQWQRLANVRAYLSFMWAHPGKQLLFMGQEFAQPSEWNEAGGLDWWLLDDPGHRGVQDLVAELNRVYVASPALWTHDDSPEGFEWLEGGDAEHSTIGFIRKAGDERIAVFTNFSGVPVERRFGLPEAGVWREVLNTDATAFGGSGVGNMGAVTAEDQPWAGRPASADLVVPPLGSVWLRLER, from the coding sequence ATGACCGAGACCACCGAACCCACGCGCGAGCCCGACGAGGACCGCCCCGCACGGCGTTCGACCTTCGTCCCGACGGCGTCGGCGCCCCGTGACGAACCGAACACGTCCGCGCCCGGCGAGGACCTGCCCGGCGCGCCCGCGACGGCCGCCGAGGCCCCGGACCGCTCGGTCGCCGAGGCCGACACGCTCGCCGGCCACGGGGCGAGTGCCACGACCGACGACACGGACGCCGCGGCCACGGCGACCGACGCAATCGTCCCCGCGGGCGCGACGACGCCGGGTGCGACCAGGACGGACACCCGGGTCGAGCCGACGGGCGCGGGCACGGCCTCCCGGCCGACCGACACCGATGTCGACACAGACGCCGCCGGAGCGAGGACCGATGTCGCACCGGCCGCGGAGCCGGTCCCCGGCACCGTCGATGAGTGGCTCCTGCAGCAGGTCGCCGAGGGCCGATGGTCGCAGCCCCACGACGTCCTCGGCCCGCACCCGGTCGACGGCGGTACGAGTGTGCGCGTCGTGCGTCACCTCGCGAACGCCGTCACGCTCGTGCTCCCCGACGGCACGGCCGCGCCCCTGCACCACGAGGGGTTCGGGGTCTGGGCCGGTGCCCTGCCCGGCACCGTGACGAGCTACCGCGTCGAGGCCGAGTACGACGACGAGACGTGGACGAGTGACGACGCCTACCGCTTCGCCCCGACCCTCGGTGACGTCGACCTGCACCTGTTCGCCGAGGGCCGCCACGAGCAGCTCTGGCACCTCATGGGTGCGCACCTCCGGTCGATCGACGGCGTCGAGGGCGTCTCGTTCGCGGTGTGGGCGCCTCGTGCCACGGCGGTGCGGGTGATCGGTGACTTCGAGGGCTGGTCCGGTCGGACCACCTCGATGCGCAAGCTGGGCGGTCTGGGCGTGTGGGAGCTGTTCGTTCCCGGCGCGAAGGACGGCCAGCGGTACAAGTTCCAGATCCTGACCGACGGCGGCTGGGTGGAGCGAGCCGACCCGTTCGCGCGCCGGACCGAGGTCCCGCCGCTCACCGCGAGCGTCATCACCCGCGCCACCCACGAGTGGAGCGACGGCGATCGCGCCTGGATGGAACGGCGGGCTCGGACGAGCACGCACGACCACCCGATGAGCGTCTACGAGGTCCACCTCGGGTCCTGGCGCCCCGGCCTGTCGTACCGCGAGGTCGCGGACGACCTCATCGGGCACGTGCAGCACCTCGGGTTCACGCACGTCGAGTTCCTGCCGCTCGCGGAGCACCCCTTCGGCGGTTCGTGGGGCTACCAGGTCACCGGCTACTACGCCCCGACCGCTCGGTTCGGCAGCCCCGACGACCTCCGCTACCTCATCGACCGTCTGCACGAAGCCGGCATCGGCGTCATCATGGACTGGGTGCCGGGACACTTCCCGAAGGACGAGTGGGCGCTCGCCAAGTTCGACGGCTACGCGCTGTTCGAGCACCCGGACCCCCGGCGCGGCGAGCAGCTCGACTGGGGCACGTACGTGTTCGACTTCGGTCAGCCGCAGGTCCGGAACTTCCTCGTCGCGAACGCCCTGTACTGGCTCGAGGAGTTCCACATCGACGGTCTCCGCGTCGACGCCGTCGCCTCGATCCTCTACCTCGACTACTCGCGCACCGAGTGGCTGCCGAACAAGTACGGCGGACGCGAGTACCTCGAGGCGATCTCGTTCCTGCAGGAGACGAACGCGACGGCCTACAAGCGCTACCCGGGCATCGTCATGATCGCCGAGGAGTCCACCTCGTGGCCCGGCGTCACCCGTCCCACGAGCGAGGGCGGCCTCGGGTTCGGGCAGAAGTGGAACATGGGCTGGATGCACGACTCGCTCGAGTACATCCACCGCGAGCCCGTGTACCGCTCCTACCACCACGACGAGATCACGTTCTCGTTCGTCTACGCGTTCAGCGAGCAGTTCACGCTGCCGATCAGCCACGACGAGGTCGTGTACGGCAAGGGCTCGCTGTACGGCAAGATGCCCGGCGACCAGTGGCAGCGCCTGGCGAACGTCCGCGCGTACCTGTCGTTCATGTGGGCCCACCCCGGCAAGCAGCTGCTGTTCATGGGGCAGGAGTTCGCGCAGCCGAGCGAGTGGAACGAAGCTGGCGGACTCGACTGGTGGCTCCTCGACGACCCGGGACACCGCGGCGTGCAGGACCTCGTGGCCGAGCTGAACCGCGTGTACGTCGCGAGCCCGGCACTGTGGACCCACGACGACTCCCCGGAGGGGTTCGAGTGGCTCGAGGGTGGCGACGCCGAACACTCGACCATCGGTTTCATCCGGAAGGCCGGAGA
- a CDS encoding maltotransferase domain-containing protein — MATADRPVIGRIPITAIEPSTPNGFPSKAFDSEVVTFAATVFREGHGVIGADLALERPDGAVRAVPMALVGEGTDRYAATVQVDSVGLWTWHVESYADDWATWIHAARLKIAAGVDTEATLLDGAVLLDRLADEAESTAAADAAAVMRDTDRSPAARLAAADDPRVTAALVDAPLTSLRTTSATQELDVERTRAGVGAWYEFFPRSEGARRQADGTWRSGTFRTAARRLPGVARMGFDVIYLPPIHPIGVTARKGPNNTLHAGPADPGSPWAIGSADGGHDAIHPDLGNEEDFRSFVETAKNTGMEVALDFALQCSPDHPWVTEHPDWFTQRADGSIATAENPPKRYQDIYPIQFDTDPEGIVTEVLRVLRHWISFGVGIFRVDNPHTKPLWFWERVIREIRTENPEIVFLAEAFTRPPMMRALAEAGFTQSYTYFTWRNTKEEIESYLDELAHETSAYLRPNLFVNTPDILSEYLQFGGRAGYKVRAALAATGAATWGMYAGYELFEDVARPGSEENIDNEKYEYKPRDFGAAEAAGASLAPYVTMLNRFRSAHPALRQLRNLHVHHTDNDAIVAYSKHLPGTYTRSGRSDTVIVVANVDPHSAREATVFLDLAALGLPTDRLFDVRDVVTGARWTWGAANYVRLDAFQEPVHLLVVEGPHR; from the coding sequence GTGGCCACTGCAGACCGACCCGTCATCGGGCGCATCCCCATCACCGCGATCGAACCCTCGACGCCGAACGGCTTCCCGAGCAAGGCGTTCGACTCCGAGGTCGTCACCTTCGCCGCGACCGTGTTCCGAGAGGGCCACGGCGTCATCGGGGCGGACCTCGCGCTCGAGCGCCCCGACGGCGCCGTCCGGGCGGTGCCGATGGCACTCGTCGGCGAGGGCACCGACCGCTACGCCGCGACCGTGCAGGTCGACTCGGTCGGTCTCTGGACCTGGCACGTCGAGTCCTACGCCGACGACTGGGCGACGTGGATCCACGCGGCACGGTTGAAGATCGCCGCGGGCGTCGACACCGAGGCGACCCTGCTGGACGGCGCGGTGCTGCTCGACCGACTCGCCGACGAGGCCGAGTCGACCGCGGCCGCCGACGCGGCCGCCGTGATGCGCGACACGGACCGCTCCCCCGCCGCACGCCTGGCCGCCGCCGACGACCCGCGCGTGACCGCCGCGCTCGTGGACGCACCGCTCACCTCGCTCCGCACGACCTCCGCGACGCAGGAGCTCGACGTCGAGCGCACCCGCGCCGGCGTCGGGGCCTGGTACGAGTTCTTCCCGCGCAGCGAGGGCGCGCGCCGACAGGCCGACGGCACATGGCGGAGCGGGACGTTCCGCACTGCCGCGCGCCGCCTCCCGGGAGTGGCGCGCATGGGGTTCGACGTGATCTACCTCCCCCCGATCCACCCGATCGGCGTCACCGCACGCAAGGGGCCGAACAACACGCTGCACGCCGGCCCGGCGGACCCGGGCAGTCCCTGGGCGATCGGCAGTGCCGACGGTGGACACGACGCGATCCACCCCGACCTCGGCAACGAGGAGGACTTCCGCTCCTTCGTGGAGACAGCGAAGAACACGGGCATGGAGGTCGCGCTCGACTTCGCGCTCCAGTGCTCGCCGGACCACCCGTGGGTCACCGAGCACCCCGACTGGTTCACGCAGCGCGCCGACGGCTCGATCGCGACCGCGGAGAACCCGCCGAAGCGCTACCAGGACATCTACCCGATCCAGTTCGACACCGACCCCGAGGGCATCGTCACCGAGGTCCTCCGTGTCCTCCGGCACTGGATCTCGTTCGGCGTCGGCATCTTCCGTGTCGACAACCCGCACACGAAGCCGCTGTGGTTCTGGGAGCGCGTGATCCGCGAGATCCGCACGGAGAACCCGGAGATCGTGTTCCTCGCCGAGGCGTTCACGCGTCCGCCGATGATGCGCGCGCTCGCCGAGGCCGGGTTCACGCAGTCCTACACGTACTTCACGTGGCGCAACACCAAGGAGGAGATCGAGTCCTACCTGGACGAGCTCGCGCACGAGACGAGCGCCTACCTCCGGCCGAACCTGTTCGTGAACACCCCGGACATCCTCTCGGAGTACCTGCAGTTCGGCGGGCGCGCGGGCTACAAGGTGCGGGCCGCGCTCGCGGCGACGGGTGCCGCCACCTGGGGCATGTACGCCGGCTACGAGCTGTTCGAGGACGTCGCCCGGCCGGGCAGCGAGGAGAACATCGACAACGAGAAGTACGAGTACAAGCCCCGGGACTTCGGTGCCGCCGAGGCCGCCGGAGCATCGCTCGCGCCGTACGTGACGATGCTCAACCGCTTCCGGTCCGCCCACCCCGCGCTGCGTCAGCTCCGCAACCTGCACGTGCACCACACCGACAACGACGCGATCGTCGCCTACTCGAAGCACCTGCCCGGCACGTACACCCGGTCGGGCCGCTCGGACACCGTCATCGTCGTCGCGAACGTCGACCCGCACTCGGCCCGCGAGGCGACCGTGTTCCTCGACCTCGCCGCGCTCGGGCTCCCGACCGACAGGCTGTTCGACGTGCGCGACGTCGTCACCGGCGCCCGCTGGACCTGGGGCGCCGCCAACTACGTGCGCCTGGACGCCTTCCAGGAACCCGTGCACCTGCTCGTCGTGGAGGGACCACACCGATGA